The following are encoded in a window of Trueperaceae bacterium genomic DNA:
- a CDS encoding GntR family transcriptional regulator gives MTREPTVDRARPEPLYHQLETLLRRQILAGRWAAGERIPTEEQLVEAYGVSRVTVRQALRNLVLDGYLERGPGRGTFVRKPTLTAGERGLTSFTQDMGALGLRAGARLVQGGVVPAPRPVASRLGVPNGQPLYLLKRLRTGDGQPIGVQTTYLVEERFPDLLAVLPEDASLYETLRSRYGLEIEEAHETFSVTAIGRADAALLGVAPNDCGFYVERVAIAAGEAFEFTASIMRGDRYRIRWVLKGEAAGPKSAEARPARGARRQRG, from the coding sequence GTGACGCGTGAGCCCACGGTCGACAGGGCCAGGCCGGAGCCGCTCTACCACCAGCTCGAGACGCTCCTCCGCCGGCAGATCCTCGCCGGCAGGTGGGCGGCCGGCGAGCGCATCCCCACCGAGGAGCAGCTGGTGGAGGCGTACGGCGTGAGCCGGGTGACGGTGAGGCAGGCGCTCCGCAACCTCGTGCTCGACGGCTACCTGGAGCGCGGGCCGGGGCGCGGCACCTTCGTGCGCAAGCCGACCCTCACGGCCGGCGAGCGCGGCCTGACGTCGTTCACGCAGGACATGGGCGCGCTGGGGCTGCGCGCGGGGGCGCGCCTCGTGCAGGGCGGCGTGGTGCCCGCGCCCAGGCCCGTCGCGAGCCGCCTGGGCGTCCCGAACGGCCAGCCGCTCTACCTGCTCAAGCGCCTGCGCACCGGCGACGGCCAGCCCATAGGCGTGCAGACGACCTACCTCGTCGAGGAGCGCTTCCCCGACCTGCTCGCCGTGCTGCCGGAGGACGCCTCGCTCTACGAGACCCTGCGGAGCAGGTACGGCCTGGAGATCGAGGAGGCGCACGAGACGTTCTCGGTCACGGCCATAGGGAGGGCCGACGCGGCCCTGCTCGGCGTCGCGCCCAACGACTGCGGCTTCTACGTCGAGCGCGTGGCCATCGCGGCGGGCGAGGCCTTCGAGTTCACGGCGTCGATCATGCGCGGCGACCGCTACCGCATCCGCTGGGTCCTCAAGGGCGAGGCGGCGGGACCCAAGAGCGCCGAGGCGCGACCGGCTCGCGGGGCGCGGCGCCAGCGCGGCTAA
- a CDS encoding ROK family protein has translation MTRRRPHAHAGPASEPPRPPLRPRYVGVDVGGTNVRVAVWSGADASPALASAAALPGGLGSLVELVAAAAAPPVAAVAVGVPGRVAGGVAAWVPNVPYLEGRDVAGELSARLRAPVALANDGHMALLGEARFGAARGVRDALLVTVGTGIGGAIMRSGRLVRGANGTAGSFGWLSCGAPPRSAADDASSARRAEDAATASAPAKAPRRAADDASPPAAEPPQVGPWEATASGLALERRASRLRRPVGAHELEAAAAAGDGEAAAVIDGFVAEFGAGLASLASLFDPQVIVVSGGVADLVAELLPRLRAVYAVTASPSVRDTPVRVAELGRAAGAFGAAVYAKEGDEVYLP, from the coding sequence GTGACGCGGCGCCGCCCGCACGCGCACGCGGGGCCGGCGAGCGAGCCGCCGCGGCCGCCGCTCCGGCCACGCTACGTCGGCGTCGACGTGGGCGGGACGAACGTGCGCGTCGCCGTCTGGTCGGGCGCTGACGCCAGCCCCGCGCTCGCGTCCGCCGCCGCGCTGCCCGGCGGCCTCGGCTCCCTCGTCGAGCTCGTCGCCGCGGCGGCAGCGCCCCCGGTGGCGGCCGTCGCGGTCGGGGTGCCCGGCCGGGTCGCCGGCGGCGTCGCCGCCTGGGTCCCGAACGTGCCCTACCTGGAGGGGCGCGACGTCGCCGGCGAGCTGAGCGCGCGGCTTCGCGCCCCGGTGGCGCTCGCGAACGACGGCCACATGGCCCTGCTGGGCGAGGCGCGCTTCGGGGCGGCGCGAGGGGTGAGGGACGCGCTGCTCGTGACCGTCGGGACCGGCATAGGCGGGGCGATCATGCGCTCGGGGCGGCTCGTGCGCGGCGCGAACGGCACGGCGGGCTCGTTCGGTTGGCTCTCCTGCGGGGCGCCGCCCCGGAGCGCGGCGGACGACGCGTCGTCCGCCCGACGGGCCGAAGACGCGGCGACCGCGAGCGCGCCAGCGAAGGCGCCACGCCGCGCCGCCGACGATGCCTCACCCCCGGCCGCCGAGCCGCCGCAGGTCGGCCCGTGGGAGGCGACGGCCTCCGGCCTCGCGCTGGAGAGGCGCGCCTCCCGGCTGAGGCGGCCCGTCGGCGCCCACGAGCTCGAGGCGGCCGCCGCGGCGGGGGACGGCGAGGCCGCGGCGGTCATCGACGGGTTCGTCGCCGAGTTCGGCGCCGGCCTCGCCTCGCTGGCGTCGCTCTTCGACCCTCAGGTCATCGTGGTCAGCGGCGGCGTGGCCGACCTGGTGGCCGAGCTGCTGCCGCGACTCCGCGCGGTCTACGCCGTCACGGCGTCGCCCTCGGTGCGGGACACGCCGGTCCGCGTGGCCGAGCTGGGCCGGGCGGCGGGGGCGTTCGGGGCCGCCGTCTACGCGAAGGAGGGAGACGAGGTGTACCTGCCGTGA